The Propionispora vibrioides genome window below encodes:
- a CDS encoding polyribonucleotide nucleotidyltransferase — MHSFETMVGGRKLVIESGKLAKQASGAVLVRYGDTAVIVTATASAEPREGIDFFPLTVDYEERLYSVGKIPGGFIKREGRPSESAILSGRLIDRPIRPLFAEGFRNDVQVVATVISVDQNNPPEIPAMIGASCALSISDIPFNGPIAGVRVGLIEGQFITNPTVEQQGKSDLNLVVAGTRDAVLMVEAGANELSEETMLDAISYGHEVIKEIVAFQDKIVAEVGKPKREIKLYDVDAELNRSVRAFATERLVTAVQNADKLTREEEIKKVKTETAEHFAEIYPENQKEISYVLQKILKETVRKMITIDKIRPDGRKVDEVRPITCEVGLFARTHGSGLFTRGQTQVLSITTLGAIGDEQILDGLGVEESKRYMHHYNFPAFSVGETKPSRGPGRREIGHGALAERALVPVIPSESEFPYTIRVVSEVLESNGSTSMGSVCGSTLSLMDAGVPIKAPVSGVAMGLVKDGDHFTILTDIQGMEDALGDMDFKVAGTATGITAMQMDMKIAGITREIFTEALEQAKRGRTHIREKMMEAITQPRTELSPYAPRIITMEIDPEKIRDVIGPGGKIIKKIIEETGVSIDIEDDGKVFIAAVDVEAGQKAVRIIENLVREVEVGAIYPGKVTRLMNFGAFVEILPGKEGLVHISQLARERVAKVEDVVKVGDEVMVKVTEIDRQGRINLSRKELLKAEPDNKEQA; from the coding sequence ATGCATAGTTTTGAGACAATGGTAGGAGGACGCAAGCTGGTTATTGAATCAGGCAAATTGGCTAAACAAGCCAGTGGCGCCGTATTAGTCCGCTATGGTGATACAGCGGTGATTGTAACTGCAACGGCTTCCGCCGAACCGCGGGAAGGAATTGACTTCTTTCCTTTGACTGTAGATTATGAGGAACGTTTGTATTCAGTGGGGAAAATTCCCGGCGGCTTCATTAAACGGGAAGGTCGTCCCAGTGAATCAGCTATATTGTCAGGCCGTTTGATTGACCGGCCAATCCGTCCGTTGTTTGCCGAAGGCTTCCGCAACGATGTACAGGTTGTGGCTACCGTTATTTCAGTAGACCAGAATAATCCGCCGGAAATCCCGGCCATGATCGGAGCATCCTGCGCGCTTTCTATTTCCGATATTCCTTTCAACGGTCCGATTGCCGGCGTCCGGGTTGGTCTGATTGAGGGGCAATTTATTACCAATCCTACGGTGGAGCAGCAGGGTAAAAGCGACTTGAACCTTGTTGTCGCCGGAACGAGAGATGCTGTGCTGATGGTGGAGGCCGGTGCCAATGAGTTGTCGGAAGAAACTATGTTGGATGCCATCTCCTACGGTCATGAAGTTATCAAGGAAATTGTTGCTTTTCAGGATAAAATCGTTGCCGAAGTTGGTAAACCAAAACGGGAAATCAAGCTTTATGATGTGGATGCCGAATTGAATCGCAGTGTACGCGCTTTTGCCACCGAGCGTCTGGTAACGGCTGTGCAAAATGCCGATAAACTGACCAGAGAAGAAGAAATCAAGAAGGTAAAAACCGAGACTGCCGAGCATTTCGCCGAAATCTACCCGGAAAATCAGAAAGAAATTTCCTATGTATTGCAAAAGATCCTTAAAGAAACAGTCCGTAAAATGATTACTATTGATAAAATCCGTCCGGATGGCCGCAAAGTGGACGAGGTACGTCCGATTACCTGCGAGGTAGGTTTATTTGCCCGTACTCATGGCTCCGGTCTGTTTACCCGTGGACAAACTCAGGTGCTGTCTATTACCACCCTGGGCGCCATCGGTGACGAACAAATTCTCGACGGGCTGGGTGTTGAGGAATCAAAACGTTACATGCATCACTACAATTTCCCGGCCTTTAGCGTGGGCGAAACCAAACCGTCCCGCGGCCCCGGCCGACGTGAAATCGGTCATGGCGCATTGGCGGAACGGGCTTTGGTGCCGGTGATTCCCAGCGAGTCCGAGTTCCCCTATACTATCCGGGTCGTATCGGAAGTGCTGGAGTCCAACGGTTCCACCTCGATGGGCAGCGTCTGCGGCAGTACTTTGTCCTTAATGGATGCCGGCGTACCGATTAAGGCGCCTGTGTCGGGCGTAGCAATGGGACTGGTTAAAGACGGTGATCATTTCACTATTCTGACCGATATTCAGGGCATGGAAGATGCGCTGGGCGATATGGACTTTAAGGTAGCTGGCACGGCGACAGGTATTACCGCCATGCAGATGGATATGAAAATTGCCGGTATCACCCGGGAAATTTTTACCGAAGCGCTGGAACAGGCGAAACGGGGCCGGACGCACATTAGGGAAAAAATGATGGAAGCCATCACCCAGCCGCGAACTGAACTGTCGCCTTATGCACCGCGCATTATTACCATGGAAATTGATCCCGAAAAAATTCGCGATGTTATTGGGCCAGGCGGCAAAATTATCAAGAAGATTATTGAAGAAACCGGTGTAAGCATTGATATCGAAGATGACGGCAAAGTCTTTATCGCTGCTGTGGATGTGGAAGCCGGTCAGAAAGCCGTCCGGATTATTGAGAATTTGGTCCGTGAAGTGGAAGTCGGCGCCATCTATCCGGGGAAAGTAACACGGCTCATGAATTTTGGTGCCTTTGTGGAAATTCTGCCAGGTAAAGAAGGCCTGGTACACATTTCACAACTAGCCAGAGAACGGGTGGCTAAGGTGGAAGACGTAGTGAAGGTCGGCGACGAAGTCATGGTCAAAGTGACCGAAATCGACCGCCAGGGCCGGATCAACCTCTCCCGCAAAGAACTGTTGAAAGCTGAACCAGACAATAAAGAACAGGCATAA
- the infB gene encoding translation initiation factor IF-2, which translates to MSKYRIYELAKEFNTTSKVIMDILARNNMAAKNHMSSVDQEAKQIIDRTFARKIDQPAPSKAPSAPAVPAARPESARPQSRPGAVDAPRRDLRNEQPNRQQQGEQRPHQPNRNNGTFQQQRPQQAAQGNQQRPQQPFQGNNQQRSQQANYARPQRPQQSGGPNQQRSPQQGSPAHSQQRPPYQGPRNVGGTEQHSDNRSNNRGPSEQRNNNTGNSGNRFAGQGQQKQQYSNNNNFNKNKPHGANRQQNRSNHAGRNAHRSPQPVQPKVEPPKPKNIKLGESIIVKELASKMGREASEVIKKLMMLGVMVTINQEVDFDTASLVAADFGVTVEALPPEEDPTEIPEIEDDESQLVIRPPVVTVMGHVDHGKTSLLDAIRQTRVTQQEAGGITQHIGAYQVICQGKKIVFLDTPGHEAFTAMRARGAQVTDIAILVVAADDGVMPQTIEAINHAKSAKVPIIVAINKMDRPGANPDRVKQQLGDHGLVPEDWGGETIMVPVSAHQKTGIEELLEMILLMAEVQEIKANPNRAAYGIIIEAELDKGRGPVATVLVQKGTLRIGDSIIAGTAFGKVRAMVNDRGEKVKKAEPSTPVEVLGLADVPQAGDILVAVDEKTARAVAEKRIAKRRTEEMQQSQKVSLDDLFKQIQEGNIKDLNIVIKADVQGSIEALRQSLLNLNTGEEVRVSIVHAGVGAINESDVMLASASNALIIGFNVRPDGNARKAAESEKIDIRLYRVIYEAINDVEAAMKGMLAPEYKEVVQGRLEVRKVISVPKTVVAGSYVLEGKITRASQIRVVRNGVVVHEGEIEALRRFKDDVKEVAAGYECGISVEKFRDIKEGDIIESFVMEEVKRD; encoded by the coding sequence ATGTCCAAATATAGAATATATGAATTAGCTAAGGAATTTAATACAACCAGTAAGGTGATTATGGATATTCTGGCACGCAACAATATGGCGGCCAAAAATCATATGAGCAGTGTGGACCAGGAAGCAAAACAAATTATTGACCGTACCTTTGCCCGCAAAATTGATCAGCCGGCTCCGAGCAAAGCTCCGTCAGCACCGGCGGTGCCGGCGGCCAGACCGGAGTCAGCCCGGCCGCAGTCAAGACCGGGAGCTGTAGATGCACCACGGCGGGACCTGAGGAACGAACAGCCCAATCGCCAGCAGCAGGGAGAACAGCGTCCTCACCAGCCTAATCGGAATAACGGGACGTTCCAGCAACAACGTCCACAACAAGCTGCTCAGGGCAATCAGCAGCGTCCGCAGCAACCTTTTCAGGGAAATAATCAACAGCGTTCGCAGCAGGCCAACTATGCGAGACCGCAGCGTCCGCAGCAAAGTGGCGGCCCCAATCAGCAGCGCTCACCGCAGCAAGGTTCACCAGCTCATTCACAGCAGCGTCCGCCTTATCAGGGGCCGCGTAACGTGGGTGGCACGGAGCAGCATAGTGATAACCGGTCGAATAACCGGGGACCATCTGAACAGCGTAACAACAACACAGGTAACTCAGGCAATCGTTTTGCCGGGCAGGGCCAGCAAAAACAACAATATAGCAACAACAATAACTTTAATAAGAATAAACCGCATGGCGCAAACCGGCAGCAAAACCGCTCGAATCATGCCGGCAGAAACGCCCATCGTTCACCGCAGCCTGTACAGCCCAAGGTGGAGCCGCCGAAACCGAAGAATATCAAGCTGGGCGAGTCCATCATTGTTAAGGAGTTGGCCAGCAAGATGGGCCGTGAAGCCAGTGAAGTCATCAAAAAGCTGATGATGCTTGGCGTGATGGTCACCATCAACCAGGAAGTCGATTTTGATACGGCATCGTTGGTTGCCGCTGATTTTGGTGTAACAGTGGAGGCTTTGCCACCGGAAGAGGATCCGACGGAAATTCCTGAAATTGAAGATGACGAATCGCAATTAGTGATAAGACCGCCGGTTGTAACGGTTATGGGTCATGTCGACCACGGCAAGACCTCGCTGCTCGATGCCATTCGCCAAACCCGGGTGACCCAGCAGGAAGCCGGCGGCATTACACAGCATATCGGAGCTTATCAGGTTATCTGTCAGGGTAAAAAAATCGTATTCCTGGATACCCCCGGTCACGAAGCGTTTACTGCTATGCGGGCCCGTGGTGCTCAGGTCACCGATATCGCCATTCTGGTGGTGGCCGCCGATGACGGCGTTATGCCGCAGACCATCGAGGCAATTAACCACGCTAAGTCGGCCAAGGTGCCAATTATTGTCGCCATCAATAAAATGGACCGGCCAGGTGCTAATCCGGATAGAGTCAAGCAGCAACTTGGCGATCATGGACTGGTGCCGGAGGACTGGGGCGGCGAGACCATCATGGTGCCTGTCTCGGCCCATCAGAAAACCGGTATCGAAGAACTGTTGGAAATGATTCTGTTAATGGCGGAAGTGCAGGAAATTAAGGCTAACCCCAATCGGGCCGCCTATGGCATTATTATCGAGGCCGAGCTCGACAAAGGCCGTGGTCCGGTGGCTACCGTACTGGTGCAGAAGGGGACGTTGCGCATTGGTGACTCCATCATTGCCGGCACCGCCTTTGGCAAAGTACGGGCGATGGTCAACGACCGAGGCGAGAAGGTGAAGAAGGCGGAACCTTCGACACCGGTGGAAGTACTGGGATTGGCGGATGTGCCGCAGGCTGGTGACATTTTAGTGGCTGTTGACGAAAAGACGGCCCGGGCAGTCGCCGAGAAGCGGATTGCCAAACGGCGCACCGAAGAAATGCAGCAGTCTCAGAAGGTGTCGCTGGATGACTTATTTAAACAAATCCAGGAAGGAAATATTAAGGATCTGAACATTGTCATTAAGGCCGATGTGCAGGGTTCAATTGAGGCGCTGCGCCAATCGCTGCTTAATCTCAATACCGGCGAGGAAGTGCGCGTTTCCATCGTTCATGCCGGTGTCGGTGCGATCAACGAGTCGGATGTCATGCTGGCTTCGGCCTCCAATGCCTTAATCATCGGTTTCAACGTCCGCCCCGACGGCAATGCCCGTAAAGCGGCGGAAAGCGAAAAAATCGATATTCGTCTCTACCGGGTTATTTATGAGGCGATCAATGATGTGGAAGCGGCCATGAAGGGGATGCTGGCGCCGGAGTATAAAGAAGTGGTGCAGGGACGACTGGAAGTTAGAAAGGTCATTTCCGTCCCCAAAACAGTGGTGGCCGGGTCCTATGTACTGGAAGGCAAGATTACCAGAGCCTCTCAAATTCGTGTCGTCCGCAACGGTGTTGTAGTGCATGAAGGTGAAATCGAAGCGCTTCGTCGCTTTAAAGACGATGTCAAAGAAGTGGCCGCCGGTTATGAATGCGGCATTTCGGTTGAGAAATTCCGTGATATCAAGGAAGGCGACATTATCGAGTCCTTTGTCATGGAGGAAGTAAAGAGAGACTAG
- the truB gene encoding tRNA pseudouridine(55) synthase TruB has protein sequence MMAGVINVLKPPGMTSHDVVSFIRRTYGIKRVGHAGTLDPAAAGVLPVFLGAATRLIEYVTDCDKSYRVELTFGYATDTGDDTGTVIAQAPCPALPAERLAAVLRSFLGDSEQIPPMYSAIKVNGKKLYDLARSGVTVERQPRKITITDIQFLTAKDNTLLFDVVCSKGTYIRSLCMDIGEKVGCPAVMSFLVRTRVGQFSLQEALTVEEVGQDKERALQPVDSALQHMPLLRLTAAQAQAFRYGQSIACVSSETLPMRIYNEQGLLIGIGQGKDNSLLVPVKVFSDDIR, from the coding sequence ATGATGGCAGGAGTTATTAATGTTTTGAAACCGCCAGGAATGACATCGCATGATGTCGTTTCTTTTATTCGCCGGACTTATGGCATCAAACGGGTGGGCCATGCCGGAACGCTGGACCCGGCCGCTGCCGGCGTACTGCCGGTTTTTTTAGGTGCGGCCACCCGGTTGATTGAATATGTCACCGACTGCGACAAAAGCTACCGGGTGGAGCTGACCTTCGGCTATGCCACCGATACCGGTGATGACACGGGGACGGTTATTGCCCAGGCACCTTGTCCGGCTTTGCCTGCCGAGCGACTGGCGGCGGTGCTGCGCTCCTTTTTAGGTGACAGCGAGCAAATTCCGCCGATGTATTCGGCCATCAAAGTGAATGGGAAAAAACTGTATGATCTGGCCCGTTCCGGAGTTACCGTCGAGCGTCAGCCCCGTAAAATCACCATCACTGACATTCAATTTCTCACGGCCAAAGATAATACCCTGTTATTTGATGTGGTATGTTCAAAAGGGACCTATATCCGGTCTTTGTGTATGGATATTGGCGAAAAGGTAGGCTGCCCGGCGGTTATGAGCTTCCTGGTACGGACCCGAGTCGGGCAATTTTCCCTGCAGGAGGCCCTGACGGTGGAAGAAGTCGGGCAAGATAAAGAGCGGGCTTTACAGCCGGTGGACAGTGCTCTCCAGCATATGCCGCTGCTGCGGCTTACGGCGGCACAAGCACAAGCCTTTCGCTATGGACAGAGCATAGCCTGCGTCAGCAGCGAAACACTGCCAATGCGTATTTACAATGAGCAAGGTTTACTGATCGGTATCGGCCAAGGCAAGGATAACTCCCTGCTTGTGCCGGTCAAGGTTTTTTCGGACGATATCCGGTGA
- a CDS encoding L7Ae/L30e/S12e/Gadd45 family ribosomal protein: protein MKEQRVMSLLGLAQKAGKIVSGELAVEKAVRSGKAKLIVVAADGSDNTKKAYQNMAAYYKLPFYEILSKDVLGQCIGKHNRAALAVIDEGFSRSLDSILNGK from the coding sequence ATGAAAGAACAAAGAGTGATGTCGCTCCTGGGGCTGGCCCAAAAGGCCGGTAAAATCGTGTCAGGCGAGCTGGCGGTGGAAAAAGCCGTCCGGTCAGGCAAAGCGAAGCTGATCGTAGTCGCGGCCGATGGTTCGGACAATACCAAAAAAGCCTATCAAAATATGGCAGCTTACTACAAACTGCCTTTTTACGAGATACTGTCCAAGGATGTATTGGGACAATGCATCGGAAAACATAACCGTGCGGCACTGGCCGTCATTGATGAAGGCTTCAGCCGGTCATTAGACAGCATATTGAACGGGAAATGA
- a CDS encoding bifunctional riboflavin kinase/FAD synthetase: protein MESFDKIAKLTFQYKNIVIALGTFDGLHKGHQSVISRAVDIARASDGTSVVFTFSNHPLSMLDPLRCPPQLISQEEKEALLADMGVDVFVAIPFNQEFLALSPQKFIELLLTAFAPQHIVVGPNYSFGNKGEGTPELLAEAGRRHGFAVDVQPAVYVDQQLVSSTLIRQMIAQGQVGEAARLLGRPFALTGKVIDGDKRGRTIGFPTANIELEPAFAIPANGVYAVQVWLKGKRYNGVANIGTNPTFHGEEQRLEVHLLDFSGDLYGQVLCTQFVAWLRGEAVFNGIEELKNQIDRDIQAALPYLKENSNKCGA from the coding sequence ATGGAAAGTTTTGATAAGATTGCTAAACTTACATTTCAATATAAAAACATTGTGATTGCTTTGGGGACTTTTGACGGTTTGCATAAGGGCCACCAGAGCGTGATCAGCCGGGCTGTGGACATTGCCAGGGCTTCGGACGGCACCAGCGTGGTGTTTACTTTCAGCAATCATCCCCTTTCGATGCTGGACCCGCTGCGTTGTCCGCCGCAGCTCATCAGCCAGGAGGAAAAAGAAGCCCTGCTGGCGGATATGGGGGTGGATGTGTTTGTCGCCATTCCCTTCAATCAGGAATTTCTGGCGCTGTCGCCGCAGAAGTTTATTGAATTATTGCTGACGGCTTTTGCGCCGCAGCACATTGTGGTTGGTCCAAATTACTCCTTCGGCAACAAGGGGGAAGGTACGCCGGAACTGTTGGCCGAGGCTGGACGGCGGCATGGTTTTGCCGTTGATGTTCAGCCGGCGGTGTACGTCGATCAGCAGCTTGTCAGCAGCACGCTAATCAGGCAAATGATCGCCCAGGGACAGGTCGGTGAGGCCGCCCGGCTGCTTGGCCGCCCCTTTGCCCTTACCGGCAAGGTCATTGACGGGGATAAACGGGGCCGGACAATTGGTTTTCCTACGGCCAATATAGAACTGGAGCCGGCGTTTGCCATCCCGGCCAACGGGGTGTATGCGGTTCAGGTTTGGTTAAAGGGAAAACGGTATAACGGCGTGGCTAACATCGGTACCAATCCTACTTTTCACGGTGAGGAGCAGCGACTGGAAGTACATCTGCTGGATTTTTCCGGTGATTTGTACGGACAGGTTCTGTGTACGCAATTTGTGGCCTGGCTGCGCGGCGAAGCGGTATTTAACGGTATAGAAGAGCTTAAAAACCAGATTGACCGGGATATTCAGGCAGCCTTGCCGTATTTAAAGGAAAATAGTAATAAATGCGGCGCATGA
- the rbfA gene encoding 30S ribosome-binding factor RbfA, with translation MGQLRVEKVQEFIKQEASKIILNELKDPRVGFVTVTQVEATGDLRHAKIYVSLLGSDEQKAQTWEGLQKALGFLRSEIGKRLRMRFSPELTLHLDESLDYSDKIQKLLLKIKEDEDNR, from the coding sequence ATGGGACAACTCCGCGTGGAAAAGGTTCAGGAGTTTATTAAGCAGGAAGCCAGTAAAATTATCTTAAATGAATTGAAAGACCCCCGGGTCGGTTTTGTGACGGTGACCCAGGTGGAAGCAACCGGCGATCTCAGACATGCGAAAATATATGTGAGCCTGCTGGGCAGTGATGAACAGAAGGCCCAGACGTGGGAAGGGCTGCAAAAGGCGCTGGGTTTTTTGCGTTCGGAAATCGGCAAACGGCTGCGTATGCGTTTTTCGCCTGAACTGACCTTACATTTGGATGAATCATTGGATTATAGTGATAAAATACAAAAATTGCTCTTAAAAATAAAAGAAGATGAGGATAACCGGTAG
- a CDS encoding glycosyl hydrolase family 18 protein has protein sequence MKYYKLQITWMVLFLMATTIFMPLAPTASAAANPLLAQTTAAGSSSGGGLLDIILGLLLGKLLGSSNDLSNGTKSNNPPATGLGGKSAKDLVGFYAEWWDTDTSSFKAMSQHTDTINTIAPFWATLQSNGTVKDRGGNDHASVVKFAKQNNIPTLLLVNNAKQEKSEIPIHTILANPALRTKSIDSMEAYIKQYGLDGINVDFEMVPAQDRDNLSAFMKELYNRLHPQGYVVSIDVFPKQNEDNDVAAAYDYAALAQYADKIMIMTYDNHGVWSGAGPIADIGWVEKSLQYALQYIPKNKLYLCVPGYGYDWSSKGVESIEYAPAMALAEKYNADIVWDDKAKAPHFDYTAADGTSHQVWFENSKSLSYKLDLVNKYDIAGAALWKLGEEDPGYWQVFKEHGFKK, from the coding sequence ATGAAATACTACAAATTGCAGATCACCTGGATGGTGCTTTTTTTGATGGCTACAACCATCTTTATGCCCCTGGCACCGACTGCCTCCGCTGCAGCCAATCCTTTGTTGGCACAGACCACTGCGGCGGGCTCATCTTCCGGTGGCGGGCTTCTTGACATTATCCTGGGTTTGCTGTTGGGCAAATTGCTGGGGTCGTCCAACGATCTTTCCAACGGAACGAAGAGTAATAATCCACCCGCTACAGGTCTGGGCGGTAAAAGCGCCAAAGACCTTGTCGGCTTTTACGCCGAGTGGTGGGATACCGACACGTCTTCTTTCAAGGCGATGTCGCAGCATACCGACACAATAAACACCATTGCTCCTTTTTGGGCAACTTTGCAAAGCAATGGCACAGTGAAGGATCGCGGTGGCAATGACCATGCCTCCGTTGTAAAGTTTGCCAAACAGAACAACATTCCCACGTTACTGCTTGTGAATAATGCCAAGCAGGAAAAGTCCGAGATTCCGATTCATACCATACTGGCTAACCCGGCTTTGCGAACCAAGTCCATTGACAGTATGGAGGCATATATAAAACAGTATGGCCTGGATGGCATCAATGTTGATTTTGAAATGGTTCCAGCCCAGGACAGGGACAATCTGTCGGCGTTTATGAAGGAACTATATAATCGTCTGCATCCGCAGGGCTATGTTGTTTCCATCGACGTTTTCCCGAAACAGAATGAGGATAACGATGTGGCCGCCGCCTATGATTATGCTGCGTTGGCCCAATATGCCGACAAGATCATGATTATGACCTATGACAATCATGGCGTATGGAGTGGCGCTGGGCCAATTGCCGATATCGGCTGGGTGGAAAAGAGCCTGCAATACGCCTTGCAGTATATTCCGAAGAATAAATTGTACCTGTGTGTTCCCGGCTATGGCTACGACTGGTCGTCTAAAGGCGTGGAAAGTATTGAATATGCGCCGGCCATGGCATTGGCCGAAAAATACAACGCCGACATTGTCTGGGACGATAAAGCCAAAGCACCGCATTTTGACTATACGGCAGCCGACGGTACGTCTCATCAGGTTTGGTTTGAAAATAGCAAAAGCTTGTCGTACAAGCTGGATTTAGTCAACAAATACGACATCGCCGGCGCCGCTTTGTGGAAGCTTGGCGAGGAAGATCCCGGCTATTGGCAGGTCTTTAAAGAACATGGTTTTAAGAAATGA
- a CDS encoding polysaccharide deacetylase family protein produces the protein MVVARVRQWYIFFAAGVFLVLAALAGFLQPMLSTVKPAGQAEAIFHGDEQQPKVAFACNVFWGEEFLPDMLKTLDDNQIKITFFIGGSWAKRFPDTLADIGKRGHELGNHTYSHPHPNSLSKEKNQEEITRAENLVKEITGIKTTLYAPPYGEYNDMVLQAASELGYRNILWSIDTVDWKRPAPEIITARVVKKIHNGAIILMHPTAPTAAALPTLIKELKERGYTITTVSDILK, from the coding sequence ATGGTAGTGGCGCGTGTGCGGCAATGGTATATTTTCTTTGCTGCCGGAGTTTTCCTGGTATTGGCTGCGCTGGCTGGCTTTTTGCAGCCGATGCTTTCTACAGTAAAGCCGGCGGGACAGGCGGAGGCCATATTTCATGGCGATGAACAGCAGCCTAAGGTTGCCTTTGCCTGCAATGTGTTCTGGGGTGAGGAGTTTTTGCCGGATATGCTGAAAACGCTGGATGACAATCAGATAAAAATTACTTTTTTCATCGGGGGAAGCTGGGCCAAACGGTTTCCGGACACCCTGGCCGATATCGGAAAACGGGGCCATGAATTAGGCAATCATACTTACAGTCATCCTCACCCCAACAGCCTAAGCAAGGAAAAGAATCAGGAGGAAATTACCCGGGCGGAGAACCTGGTTAAGGAGATTACCGGCATAAAAACCACACTGTATGCTCCTCCTTATGGCGAGTATAATGATATGGTATTGCAGGCTGCCAGCGAGCTGGGATATAGAAATATCCTGTGGAGTATTGATACGGTTGACTGGAAACGGCCGGCGCCGGAGATCATTACGGCCAGAGTGGTGAAAAAAATACATAACGGCGCGATTATTCTCATGCATCCCACAGCCCCGACAGCAGCGGCTTTGCCAACGCTGATTAAGGAGCTGAAAGAAAGAGGATATACGATAACAACGGTATCTGATATACTTAAATAG
- a CDS encoding DHH family phosphoesterase translates to MEMSFASIAALLAAARSLVITGHVHPDGDCLGSVLALYHGLVAAGKKVQMLIDDDIPAMYRFMPGVELIGKPADAKFVCDALVVLDASDAERIGKVGAAVEAPVINIDHHTSNVKFADYWLIDSQAAATGELILRLFREMKTEITEDIAICLYTAIATDCGFFKYANTSPSTLRDAAYLMECGAQPHLIAEQLDTRPLATLTALGKVLQTLEFHAGGQIATISVTREVGEYAQNTEGFINYPRTVEGVEVAIMFKEAEDKNVRVSLRSKNIDVSSIALSFGGGGHMRAAGCTVTGSLKDAQAKVVTAVTEALDRTPL, encoded by the coding sequence ATGGAAATGTCATTTGCAAGTATAGCAGCTTTGCTTGCGGCAGCGCGTAGCCTGGTGATTACCGGGCACGTCCATCCTGATGGTGACTGCCTGGGATCTGTTCTGGCGCTGTATCATGGGCTGGTAGCGGCCGGCAAAAAGGTTCAGATGCTGATTGATGACGATATTCCCGCTATGTATCGCTTTATGCCAGGCGTTGAGTTGATCGGCAAACCTGCCGACGCCAAGTTTGTCTGCGACGCTCTTGTGGTACTGGATGCCAGTGATGCCGAGCGGATCGGCAAGGTTGGTGCAGCGGTGGAAGCGCCGGTGATTAATATTGATCACCATACCTCCAATGTTAAGTTTGCCGATTATTGGCTCATTGACAGTCAAGCGGCCGCAACCGGTGAACTCATCCTTAGGCTGTTTAGGGAAATGAAGACGGAAATTACCGAGGACATTGCCATTTGCTTATATACGGCGATTGCCACGGACTGTGGATTTTTTAAATATGCCAATACTTCCCCGTCTACCTTGCGGGATGCTGCTTACCTGATGGAGTGCGGTGCGCAGCCACACTTGATTGCCGAACAATTGGACACCCGCCCGCTGGCCACGCTGACGGCGCTGGGCAAAGTGCTGCAAACGCTGGAGTTTCACGCCGGAGGGCAGATTGCGACGATTAGTGTAACCCGGGAAGTAGGCGAGTACGCTCAAAATACCGAAGGCTTTATTAATTATCCGCGGACGGTGGAAGGCGTGGAAGTGGCGATTATGTTCAAAGAAGCCGAAGATAAAAATGTCAGAGTCAGTTTACGCTCGAAAAATATCGATGTCAGCAGCATTGCCTTGAGTTTTGGCGGTGGCGGGCATATGCGCGCTGCCGGCTGCACGGTAACAGGCAGTTTAAAGGATGCGCAGGCCAAAGTAGTGACGGCTGTGACGGAAGCCTTGGACAGGACACCGCTATGA
- the rnpM gene encoding RNase P modulator RnpM, with product MQKKKIPQRMCVGCQEMKSKKELLRIVRTPDGSIVLDATGKKAGRGAYICPSEECFTKAMKQKRIEKALNQPIEAAVYEALRDGITKI from the coding sequence ATGCAGAAGAAAAAAATCCCGCAGCGTATGTGCGTCGGCTGTCAAGAGATGAAAAGCAAGAAAGAATTACTCAGGATTGTCCGTACGCCTGACGGCAGTATTGTTTTGGATGCCACCGGCAAAAAAGCCGGACGCGGCGCTTATATATGCCCGTCGGAAGAATGCTTTACCAAAGCCATGAAGCAAAAACGCATAGAGAAAGCGCTTAATCAGCCGATTGAGGCGGCCGTATACGAAGCCTTGCGCGACGGAATAACGAAAATATGA
- the rpsO gene encoding 30S ribosomal protein S15, with product MLTPELKQQLIEKYRVHEADTGSPEVQIAILTERINYLTGHLKEHKKDHHSRRGLLKMVGQRRGLLNYLRDNDIARYRSILEKLNLRK from the coding sequence ATGTTAACACCTGAATTAAAGCAACAACTTATCGAAAAGTACCGCGTCCATGAGGCCGATACCGGATCGCCGGAAGTGCAAATTGCCATTCTGACCGAGCGGATCAATTATCTGACCGGACACTTGAAGGAACATAAGAAGGACCATCATTCCCGTCGCGGCCTTTTGAAAATGGTTGGCCAACGCAGAGGCCTCTTAAACTATTTGCGCGATAATGATATTGCCCGTTACCGTTCCATTCTTGAAAAACTCAATCTGAGAAAATAG